One part of the Vallicoccus soli genome encodes these proteins:
- a CDS encoding methyl-accepting chemotaxis protein → MASTDGSRRRPRLDDLGANVKILGSIAVAGLVALLVGVVGLTALGSTNHATQQLYTENFTGLDEAAKLRRLTVQMRLDAVNHAISPDQATMDSYRSKIDESVASIQEGVDGYAASHDLSADQQAGVDEYREGLAAYLDVLRNEMLPASEANDIPRFTQLRDEKARPQADKMMAALDVLVQGEQESGAEAVQSAQESFDSSRTTVVAMLVVGIAAALGLGFVVARGIVSRLRKVQAQSEALAGGDLTHVSGVASRDEVGRVGQALDQAVDGLRTLVTSIHSSSQALSAAAEEMSVTSQQIASSADDSARQADRVSAAAEQVTRNVQTVATGSEEMGASIREIAHNANEAARVAAQAVGVAESTNGTVAKLGESSVEIGNVVKVITS, encoded by the coding sequence GTGGCAAGCACCGACGGCTCCCGCCGGCGCCCCCGCCTGGACGACCTCGGCGCGAACGTCAAGATCCTCGGCTCCATCGCCGTGGCCGGCCTCGTCGCGCTGCTCGTCGGGGTCGTCGGGCTGACCGCGCTCGGCTCGACGAACCACGCGACCCAGCAGCTCTACACGGAGAACTTCACGGGCCTCGACGAGGCCGCCAAGCTCCGCCGCCTCACCGTGCAGATGCGGCTGGACGCCGTGAACCACGCCATCAGCCCTGACCAGGCGACCATGGACTCGTACCGGAGCAAGATCGACGAGAGCGTCGCGTCCATCCAGGAGGGCGTCGACGGCTACGCGGCGAGCCACGACCTCAGCGCGGACCAGCAGGCGGGGGTGGACGAGTACCGCGAGGGGCTGGCGGCCTACCTCGACGTCCTGCGCAACGAGATGCTCCCGGCGAGCGAGGCCAACGACATCCCCCGCTTCACCCAGCTGCGGGACGAGAAGGCCCGGCCGCAGGCGGACAAGATGATGGCCGCGCTGGACGTCCTGGTGCAGGGCGAGCAGGAGTCCGGGGCGGAGGCGGTGCAGAGCGCCCAGGAGTCGTTCGACAGCAGCCGGACGACGGTCGTGGCGATGCTCGTCGTCGGCATCGCGGCGGCGCTCGGTCTCGGCTTCGTCGTGGCGCGCGGCATCGTCTCGCGGCTGCGCAAGGTGCAGGCGCAGTCCGAGGCGCTCGCCGGCGGCGACCTGACCCACGTGTCCGGGGTCGCCTCCCGCGACGAGGTCGGCCGGGTCGGCCAGGCCCTCGACCAGGCGGTCGACGGACTGCGCACCCTCGTCACCTCGATCCACTCCTCGTCCCAGGCGCTGTCCGCGGCGGCGGAGGAGATGTCGGTGACCTCGCAGCAGATCGCGTCCTCCGCGGACGACTCGGCCCGCCAGGCGGACCGGGTGTCGGCCGCGGCCGAGCAGGTGACCCGCAACGTGCAGACGGTGGCGACGGGCTCGGAGGAGATGGGCGCGTCGATCCGCGAGATCGCGCACAACGCCAACGAGGCCGCGCGCGTCGCGGCCCAGGCGGTGGGCGTGGCCGAGTCGACGAACGGCACCGTGGCGAAGCTGGGCGAGTCGTCGGTGGAGATCGGGAACGTGGTCAAGGTGATCACCTCG